A genomic window from Streptomyces sp. NBC_01429 includes:
- the ung gene encoding uracil-DNA glycosylase, with amino-acid sequence MTDTDLLPESWRGVLGEELEKPYFKELTGFVAEERAKGPVYPPRDEVFAALDATPYDRVKVLVLGQDPYHGAGQGHGLCFSVRPGVRTPPSLRNIYKEMKEELGHPVPDNGYLMPWAEQGVLLLNAVLTVREGEANSHKGKGWEKVTDAVIRAVAERSDPAVFVLWGAYAQKKLPLIDEERHVVVKGAHPSPLSAKKFFGSRPFTQIDAAIAAQGHEPIDWRIPDLAERG; translated from the coding sequence GTGACCGACACCGACCTGCTGCCCGAGTCCTGGCGCGGCGTTCTCGGCGAGGAGCTGGAGAAGCCCTATTTCAAGGAGCTGACCGGCTTTGTGGCGGAGGAGCGGGCGAAGGGCCCGGTCTATCCGCCCCGTGACGAGGTCTTCGCTGCGCTCGACGCGACTCCTTACGACCGGGTGAAGGTGCTCGTCCTGGGCCAGGACCCGTACCACGGAGCGGGCCAGGGGCACGGTCTGTGCTTCTCCGTGCGCCCCGGTGTCAGGACGCCGCCCTCCCTGCGGAACATCTACAAGGAGATGAAGGAGGAGCTGGGTCATCCGGTGCCGGACAACGGATATCTGATGCCCTGGGCCGAGCAGGGGGTGCTGCTGCTCAACGCGGTGCTGACGGTCCGCGAGGGCGAGGCCAACTCGCACAAGGGCAAGGGGTGGGAGAAGGTGACGGACGCGGTGATCCGCGCCGTGGCCGAGCGGTCCGATCCGGCGGTCTTCGTGCTCTGGGGCGCCTACGCGCAGAAGAAGCTGCCGCTGATCGACGAGGAGCGCCATGTGGTGGTGAAGGGCGCGCACCCCTCGCCGCTGTCGGCGAAGAAGTTCTTCGGCTCGCGCCCCTTCACCCAGATCGACGCGGCGATCGCGGCGCAGGGCCACGAGCCCATCGACTGGCGCATCCCGGATCTCGCCGAGCGCGGCTGA
- a CDS encoding Gfo/Idh/MocA family protein, translating to MKVGCIGLGDIARKAYLPVLTTLPGVELHLQTRTPATLARVAETYRVPADRCHPDLESLLSVDLDAVFVHAPTATHADIVCQLVAAGVPTYVDKPIAYEYADAERVVRLADEGGVSLAVGFNRRYAPGYAQCLEHPRDLILLQKNRVGLPEDPRTLVLDDFIHVVDTLRFLLPGPVEHTDVRARIRDGLLHHVVLQLSGDGFSAIGMMNRMNGSTEEILEVSGQDTKRAVHDLATVIDHKGQPSVRRRGDWVPVARQRGVEQCVLAFLDAVRAGKHLSARDALRTHEMCERVVRAAQDQAA from the coding sequence GTGAAGGTCGGCTGCATCGGGCTCGGCGACATCGCGCGAAAGGCGTATCTGCCGGTGCTCACCACACTGCCCGGCGTCGAACTCCATCTCCAGACCCGCACCCCGGCCACCCTGGCCCGGGTCGCCGAGACCTACCGCGTCCCCGCCGACCGGTGCCACCCGGACCTCGAATCCCTGCTCTCCGTGGACCTCGACGCCGTCTTCGTGCACGCCCCGACCGCCACCCACGCCGACATCGTCTGCCAGCTCGTCGCCGCGGGCGTGCCCACCTATGTCGACAAGCCGATCGCCTACGAATACGCCGATGCCGAGCGGGTGGTGCGGCTCGCCGACGAGGGCGGCGTCAGCCTCGCCGTCGGCTTCAACCGCCGCTACGCGCCCGGCTACGCGCAGTGCCTGGAGCACCCGCGCGATCTGATCCTGCTCCAGAAGAACCGGGTGGGACTGCCCGAGGACCCCCGCACCCTGGTGCTGGACGACTTCATCCATGTCGTCGACACTCTGCGCTTCCTGCTTCCGGGCCCCGTCGAACACACCGACGTGCGGGCCCGGATCCGGGACGGGCTGCTGCACCACGTCGTCCTCCAGCTCTCCGGCGACGGCTTCAGCGCCATCGGCATGATGAACCGGATGAACGGCTCCACCGAGGAGATCCTCGAAGTGTCCGGCCAGGACACCAAGCGGGCCGTCCACGACCTCGCCACGGTCATCGACCACAAGGGACAGCCGAGCGTACGGCGGCGCGGCGACTGGGTGCCGGTGGCCCGCCAGCGCGGTGTCGAACAGTGCGTGCTGGCCTTCCTCGACGCCGTACGGGCCGGAAAGCACCTCAGCGCACGGGACGCCCTGCGGACTCATGAGATGTGCGAGCGGGTGGTACGAGCGGCGCAGGACCAGGCCGCCTGA
- a CDS encoding ABC transporter substrate-binding protein: MFNRTSRQAVTAALLISLLAGCGLFPGKSERPVVVGTTSEPSTLDPAASWDNSWELFRNVFQTLMSFPTGSSYPQPDAARSCRFSGRTNQEFRCVLRKGLTFSNGDRLDASAVKHSFDRIRKINAQGGPAGLLASLQEVRTSGDLTVVFRLGRPDATFPFVLATPAMSLVAPGEYPIDALREDGGVTGSGPYELASYSSGEKAELIRNDHYAGFAKPRNNGVTIRYFPNSEAVFGALKEKQVDAVYRGLTSEQVIELEERKSENQDLQLVETVGSDIRYLVFNPADAAAGKLAVRRAVAQVVDRDALIAKVYRGTAEPLYSMVPKGISGHTTSFFDQYGDPSAAKAKGFLDEAGIGVPVPLTLWFTTDRYGSGTAGEFVELKRQLEDSGLFEVTLRGKPWKQFQAGYQQGEYPVFGRGWFPDFPDPDNFVAPFVGRENALSTPYESPEITGRLLPESRRVSDRAAVGRQFERAQQILVEDVRLLPLWQGKLYVASTEDIGGGERALDPQTVMQMWELKRIKSW, translated from the coding sequence GTGTTCAACCGGACCAGTCGGCAGGCCGTTACGGCCGCATTGCTCATATCGCTGCTCGCGGGATGCGGTCTGTTCCCGGGCAAATCCGAGAGACCCGTAGTCGTCGGCACGACGAGTGAGCCCAGCACACTCGATCCCGCGGCTTCCTGGGACAACTCGTGGGAGTTGTTCCGCAACGTCTTCCAGACCCTGATGAGTTTCCCGACCGGGAGTTCCTATCCGCAGCCCGACGCGGCCCGCTCCTGCCGGTTCAGCGGCAGGACCAACCAGGAGTTCCGGTGCGTCCTGCGGAAAGGACTGACGTTCTCCAACGGCGACCGGCTCGACGCGTCCGCCGTGAAGCACTCCTTCGACCGCATCAGGAAGATCAACGCCCAGGGGGGTCCCGCCGGGCTGCTGGCCTCGCTCCAGGAGGTCCGGACGAGCGGGGACCTCACCGTCGTCTTCCGGCTCGGCAGACCCGACGCGACTTTTCCGTTTGTCCTCGCGACGCCCGCGATGTCGCTGGTCGCGCCGGGGGAATATCCGATCGACGCGCTCCGCGAGGACGGCGGAGTGACCGGTTCCGGGCCTTATGAACTCGCCTCGTACAGCAGCGGGGAAAAAGCCGAGCTGATCAGGAACGATCATTACGCGGGGTTCGCGAAGCCCCGGAACAACGGCGTCACGATCCGGTACTTCCCGAACTCCGAGGCCGTCTTCGGCGCACTGAAGGAAAAGCAGGTCGACGCCGTGTACCGGGGACTCACCTCGGAGCAGGTGATCGAACTGGAGGAGCGGAAATCCGAGAACCAGGATCTCCAGCTGGTCGAGACCGTCGGCTCGGACATTCGCTATCTGGTGTTCAATCCGGCGGATGCGGCGGCCGGGAAACTCGCCGTACGGCGGGCGGTGGCGCAGGTGGTGGACCGGGACGCACTGATCGCCAAGGTGTACCGGGGCACGGCCGAGCCGCTGTACTCGATGGTGCCCAAGGGCATCTCCGGGCACACCACCAGCTTCTTCGACCAGTACGGCGACCCGTCGGCGGCCAAGGCGAAAGGTTTCCTCGACGAGGCGGGCATCGGTGTGCCCGTCCCGCTCACGCTCTGGTTCACCACGGACCGCTACGGGTCGGGGACGGCGGGGGAGTTCGTGGAGCTGAAGCGTCAGCTGGAGGACTCGGGGCTGTTCGAGGTCACCCTGCGCGGCAAGCCGTGGAAGCAGTTCCAGGCCGGCTACCAGCAGGGGGAGTACCCCGTCTTCGGCCGGGGCTGGTTCCCCGACTTCCCGGACCCGGACAACTTCGTCGCGCCCTTCGTCGGCCGGGAGAACGCGCTGAGCACACCGTACGAGAGCCCGGAGATCACCGGCCGGCTGCTGCCGGAGTCGCGCCGGGTCAGCGACCGCGCCGCCGTCGGCCGGCAGTTCGAGCGCGCTCAGCAGATCCTGGTCGAGGACGTGCGGCTGCTGCCGCTGTGGCAGGGCAAGCTGTATGTCGCCTCCACGGAGGACATCGGCGGCGGGGAGCGCGCGCTCGACCCGCAGACGGTCATGCAGATGTGGGAGCTGAAGCGGATAAAGAGCTGGTAG
- a CDS encoding FAD-dependent monooxygenase, with protein sequence MDQSRAVVIGGGIGGLTAAVALHQRGWDVTVLERAASLAPVGAGLGLAPNAQRALDVIGLGDAVRDLAAWQGEGGLRAPDGRWLNRMDGQLAADRFGGPLVLLHRATLVSLLTDALPATAVRTGVAATLAEPGSVEGPPAVVTTPDGAFEAELVVAADGLRSAVRGTLFPAHPGPRYAGYTTWRTIVPEPERPFAPHETWGRGRVWGTQPFKDGRVYAYAMTMTPAGGQAPHGEKAELTRLFGDWHDPVPRIIEAAEPDRILRHDVYEMRTPLPSFHRGRAALLGDAAHAMQPSLAQGGNQAIEDAVVLAHHVGSGAPGRFAAALAGYSADRLPRTSAVVRRAARASRMAAVSSPAGAAVRDRMIAAVSRFGPGLVLRGMDGIADWRPPGRTYASGTSRP encoded by the coding sequence ATGGACCAGTCCCGCGCCGTCGTCATCGGCGGTGGCATCGGCGGCCTCACCGCGGCCGTGGCCCTGCACCAGCGCGGATGGGACGTCACCGTCCTCGAACGCGCCGCCTCGCTCGCCCCCGTCGGCGCCGGTCTCGGCCTCGCGCCCAACGCGCAGCGCGCGCTGGACGTCATCGGACTCGGCGACGCGGTGCGGGACCTCGCCGCCTGGCAGGGCGAGGGCGGGCTCCGCGCCCCCGACGGCCGCTGGCTCAACCGGATGGACGGTCAGCTGGCGGCCGACCGGTTCGGCGGCCCCCTCGTCCTGCTGCACCGCGCGACGCTGGTCTCCCTGCTCACCGACGCGCTCCCGGCGACGGCCGTACGCACCGGGGTGGCCGCCACCCTCGCCGAACCGGGGAGCGTGGAGGGGCCACCGGCCGTCGTCACCACCCCGGACGGCGCGTTCGAGGCCGAACTCGTCGTCGCCGCCGACGGCCTGCGCTCCGCCGTGCGCGGCACCCTCTTCCCGGCCCACCCCGGACCCCGGTACGCCGGATACACCACCTGGCGCACGATCGTCCCCGAGCCCGAGCGCCCGTTCGCCCCCCACGAGACCTGGGGCAGGGGCCGGGTCTGGGGCACCCAGCCGTTCAAGGACGGCCGCGTCTACGCGTACGCCATGACCATGACGCCCGCCGGCGGGCAGGCGCCGCACGGGGAGAAGGCCGAGCTGACCCGGCTCTTCGGGGACTGGCACGACCCCGTGCCCCGGATCATCGAGGCGGCCGAGCCCGACCGGATCCTGCGCCACGACGTGTACGAGATGAGGACGCCGCTGCCCTCCTTCCACCGGGGCAGGGCCGCGCTCCTCGGCGACGCGGCGCACGCCATGCAGCCCAGCCTGGCGCAGGGCGGCAACCAGGCCATCGAGGACGCCGTCGTCCTCGCCCACCACGTCGGCTCCGGCGCGCCTGGGCGCTTCGCCGCCGCCCTCGCCGGCTACTCCGCCGACCGGCTGCCGCGCACCAGCGCCGTCGTCCGCAGGGCGGCGCGCGCGAGCCGGATGGCCGCGGTCTCCAGTCCGGCCGGAGCCGCCGTGCGCGACCGGATGATCGCCGCCGTCTCCCGCTTCGGCCCCGGTCTCGTGCTGCGCGGGATGGACGGCATCGCCGACTGGCGCCCGCCGGGGCGCACGTATGCTTCCGGGACATCACGACCGTAG
- a CDS encoding phage tail protein, which yields MRGTVAGLPSPHPLVELLPALYLEQDFLLRFLSALDDVLAPVQLTLDNLPAHLDPRSAPEDFLDWVAQWVAVEPHGDEPVDRRRAEVAGAVARHSRRGTRGGLAEALHRRTGVEPEITESGGSGWSPTPHAELPGEERAWVAVRLRVAGPAGVNRVALEELIEGEIPAHVGYTLEILPVEAPGAAGVRP from the coding sequence ATGCGCGGAACCGTGGCGGGACTGCCCTCCCCGCATCCGCTGGTCGAGCTGCTGCCCGCGCTCTATCTGGAGCAGGACTTCCTGCTGCGTTTCCTGTCGGCCCTGGACGATGTGCTCGCCCCCGTCCAGCTGACCCTGGACAATCTGCCGGCGCACCTGGATCCGCGCTCAGCGCCAGAGGACTTCCTCGACTGGGTGGCGCAGTGGGTCGCCGTGGAACCGCACGGCGACGAGCCGGTGGACCGGCGGCGGGCCGAGGTGGCGGGGGCGGTCGCCCGGCACAGCCGCCGGGGCACGCGCGGCGGGCTGGCGGAGGCGCTCCACCGGCGGACCGGGGTGGAACCGGAGATCACCGAGAGCGGCGGCTCCGGCTGGTCGCCGACGCCGCACGCGGAGCTGCCGGGTGAGGAACGGGCCTGGGTGGCCGTGCGGTTGCGGGTCGCCGGGCCCGCGGGGGTGAACCGGGTGGCGCTGGAGGAGCTGATCGAGGGCGAGATCCCGGCGCATGTCGGGTACACGCTGGAGATCCTGCCGGTGGAGGCTCCGGGGGCGGCCGGGGTACGGCCATGA
- a CDS encoding DinB family protein, protein MAAMTTPERTDPSTVAGEREMLESWLDYHRETLALKCAGLSERQLKEASVPPSGLTLIGLVRHMAEVERAWFRRTLADEQAGPLFYSDDDPDGDFHHGEGDTWDETHAIWRAEIARAREVAAPHSLDDRGAGRRDRATGEPYNLRWIYVHLIEEYARHNGHADLIRERIDGATGE, encoded by the coding sequence ATGGCGGCCATGACGACACCTGAGCGCACCGATCCCTCCACCGTCGCCGGCGAGCGCGAGATGCTGGAGAGCTGGCTCGACTACCACCGGGAGACCCTCGCCCTGAAGTGCGCGGGGCTGAGCGAGAGACAGCTCAAGGAGGCGTCCGTACCGCCTTCCGGGCTGACGCTGATCGGGCTCGTACGGCACATGGCCGAGGTGGAGCGCGCCTGGTTCCGCAGGACGCTGGCCGACGAGCAGGCCGGGCCCCTCTTCTACAGCGACGACGACCCGGACGGGGATTTCCACCACGGCGAGGGCGACACCTGGGACGAGACGCACGCCATCTGGCGGGCGGAGATCGCCCGCGCCCGGGAAGTGGCCGCGCCGCACTCCCTGGACGACCGGGGCGCGGGCCGACGCGACCGCGCCACCGGCGAGCCGTACAACCTGCGCTGGATCTACGTCCACCTGATCGAGGAGTACGCCCGGCACAACGGTCACGCCGATCTGATCCGCGAGCGCATCGACGGCGCGACCGGCGAGTGA
- a CDS encoding nuclear transport factor 2 family protein, whose protein sequence is MTQRVDLATVMDRLAIDEVVTRYAVAVDEDDWPGYRALFTPDGRADYAAAGGIEGPAAEVGDWLAGTLRPYPVRQHLIVNRRLRIQDLGGYPGDQADLRADYLSPLRHESGEHLMSGGGFTFALVRAGEEWLLRSVVARETWRRAARRPESG, encoded by the coding sequence ATGACACAGCGTGTGGATCTCGCGACCGTGATGGACCGTCTGGCCATCGACGAGGTGGTCACCCGGTACGCGGTGGCCGTCGACGAGGACGACTGGCCGGGGTACCGGGCTCTGTTCACCCCGGACGGACGCGCCGACTACGCGGCGGCGGGCGGCATCGAGGGGCCGGCCGCCGAGGTGGGCGACTGGCTGGCCGGCACGCTGCGGCCCTACCCGGTACGGCAGCACCTGATCGTCAACCGCCGGCTGCGGATCCAGGATCTCGGGGGTTACCCGGGTGATCAGGCCGACCTGCGGGCCGACTATCTCAGCCCGCTGCGCCACGAGTCGGGCGAGCACCTGATGAGCGGCGGCGGCTTCACGTTCGCGCTGGTGCGGGCGGGCGAGGAATGGCTGCTGCGTTCCGTGGTCGCGCGCGAGACCTGGCGGCGTGCCGCGCGCCGTCCGGAGAGCGGCTGA
- the lnt gene encoding apolipoprotein N-acyltransferase, producing MLTRTRTRVRTRAASAWWRGAAAVGAGALSALAFPAPSLWWLAYVALVPWMLLLRTAPSGRRAALEGWLGGLGFMLAVHHWLLPSLHVFLVVLGALLGLLWAPWGLLVRYALGGAPSGSRALVAVAVLPSGWLMVELVRSWEGLGGPWGLLGAGQWEVAPALRLASVGGVWLVSLLVVAVNTALALLVAVARARTAAVVALVACGVAVGSVAAWAPRPESSGRVRIAVVQPGVVAPGVVGGADSVERRFARGEALTRTLAGQGADLVVWGESSVGADLAARPDLAARLAVLARSAGAPVLVNVDARATDAAGRSGIFKRAVLVGPEGPTGDVYDKMRLVPFGEYVPARAALGWVTSVGKAAGEDRRRGTGQVVMVLPGEGRGGLRLGPLICFETAFPDMSRRLVRDGAQVLVAQSSTSSFQGSWAPEQHASLAALRAAETGRPMVHATLTGVGAVFGPDGERVGGALGTDRSAAAVFDVPPARGTTAYVRFGDWAVYGALAVLAAFCAVAGARSLRRPGPAPLVPPARTSHESAGRPVR from the coding sequence ATGCTGACTCGTACGCGGACCCGTGTGCGGACCCGTGCGGCCTCGGCGTGGTGGCGGGGCGCGGCGGCCGTGGGGGCGGGCGCGCTGTCCGCGCTCGCCTTTCCCGCGCCGTCCCTGTGGTGGCTCGCCTATGTCGCGCTGGTGCCCTGGATGCTGCTCCTGCGGACGGCTCCGAGCGGGCGGCGCGCCGCGCTGGAGGGGTGGCTGGGCGGGCTCGGGTTCATGCTCGCGGTGCATCACTGGCTGCTGCCGAGCCTTCATGTATTCCTTGTGGTGCTCGGCGCGCTGCTGGGGCTGCTGTGGGCGCCGTGGGGGCTGTTGGTGCGGTACGCGCTCGGCGGCGCGCCGTCGGGTTCCCGGGCCCTGGTGGCGGTGGCCGTGCTGCCGTCGGGCTGGCTGATGGTCGAACTGGTCAGGTCCTGGGAGGGACTTGGCGGACCGTGGGGGCTGCTCGGCGCCGGGCAGTGGGAGGTGGCTCCGGCGCTGCGGCTCGCTTCGGTGGGCGGTGTGTGGCTGGTGAGTCTGCTGGTGGTCGCGGTGAACACGGCGCTGGCGCTGCTGGTCGCGGTGGCCAGGGCCCGTACCGCCGCCGTCGTGGCGCTGGTGGCATGCGGTGTGGCGGTGGGCTCCGTAGCGGCGTGGGCTCCTCGGCCGGAGTCCTCGGGCCGGGTACGGATCGCGGTCGTGCAGCCGGGTGTCGTGGCGCCGGGCGTGGTCGGCGGGGCGGATTCCGTGGAGCGCCGGTTCGCGCGCGGTGAGGCGCTGACCCGCACGCTGGCCGGGCAGGGGGCCGATCTGGTGGTGTGGGGCGAGAGCAGTGTCGGCGCGGATCTGGCGGCCCGGCCGGATCTGGCGGCGCGGCTCGCGGTGCTCGCCCGCTCGGCCGGCGCCCCCGTCCTCGTCAATGTGGACGCGCGCGCCACGGACGCGGCGGGCCGCTCGGGCATCTTCAAGCGCGCGGTGCTGGTGGGGCCTGAGGGGCCTACGGGCGATGTGTACGACAAGATGCGGCTGGTGCCGTTCGGTGAGTACGTCCCGGCCCGCGCGGCGCTCGGCTGGGTGACGTCGGTGGGGAAGGCGGCGGGCGAGGACCGCAGGCGCGGGACCGGGCAGGTGGTGATGGTGCTGCCGGGCGAGGGCCGGGGCGGGCTGCGGCTGGGGCCACTGATCTGCTTCGAGACCGCGTTCCCGGACATGAGCAGGCGGCTGGTGCGGGACGGCGCCCAGGTACTGGTGGCGCAGTCCTCGACCTCGTCGTTCCAGGGGAGTTGGGCACCGGAGCAGCACGCCTCGCTGGCGGCGCTGCGGGCGGCGGAGACGGGCCGGCCGATGGTGCACGCGACGCTCACCGGCGTCGGGGCGGTGTTCGGCCCGGACGGGGAGCGGGTGGGCGGCGCCCTCGGCACGGACCGTTCGGCCGCCGCGGTGTTCGACGTTCCGCCGGCCCGGGGCACGACCGCGTACGTACGGTTCGGGGACTGGGCGGTGTACGGGGCGCTCGCCGTGCTGGCGGCGTTCTGCGCGGTGGCGGGCGCCCGGTCGCTCAGGCGGCCTGGTCCTGCGCCGCTCGTACCACCCGCTCGCACATCTCATGAGTCCGCAGGGCGTCCCGTGCGCTGA
- a CDS encoding NADase-type glycan-binding domain-containing protein, protein MRCPECGHRNAPGSAFCTSCETFLDWGDADTGVDAGADPGTGAGTGAGTGAGTGAGGGAASAARTEPTGSGAGPRAGTAVPPGPGPAPAPDPATVPPSEPRSGPEPPPRPHAPPMPSAPPGPPAAPPGPPARPAASPLSPPFSPPTAPPPAPPPVAAGPRRPGDRLDTPVPGPGEEPDDPAPDPAAPSAAHRGAAVRCPNCRTENEPDRTLCVRCGLLLDPGPPPDVPLPWWRRIFRRRQRVLPTAGTRPKRRLWRRPGLAIPLTLAVLAGAFWFARPYLPEALDFTRDSTGTPDELRPSRIRASSFLSDHPPRTAIDTYTNRFWVPAETGPGTGEFLEVDFDKPVRMTKLVVFSGRSAKEDEFLAQSRPSALTVTLRPADGEPTEKKITLKDRPGQQTFDVRGSEVVRVRLTIDDIYGAGKGRRPAIAEIEFFGRN, encoded by the coding sequence ATGAGATGCCCGGAGTGCGGGCACCGCAACGCGCCGGGCTCGGCCTTCTGCACGTCCTGCGAAACGTTTCTGGACTGGGGCGACGCGGATACGGGCGTGGACGCCGGTGCGGATCCGGGGACGGGCGCGGGGACGGGCGCGGGGACGGGCGCGGGGACGGGCGCGGGCGGGGGCGCGGCTTCGGCCGCCCGTACGGAGCCGACGGGGAGCGGGGCCGGTCCCCGGGCGGGTACGGCGGTGCCGCCCGGACCGGGGCCTGCTCCGGCCCCGGACCCGGCGACCGTACCGCCGTCGGAGCCGAGGTCCGGACCGGAGCCGCCGCCGCGCCCGCACGCTCCCCCGATGCCGTCGGCCCCGCCGGGCCCACCGGCCGCGCCGCCCGGTCCACCGGCCCGTCCGGCCGCCTCGCCACTCTCTCCGCCGTTCTCCCCGCCGACCGCTCCTCCCCCGGCGCCGCCGCCCGTCGCGGCGGGACCGCGCCGTCCCGGCGACCGGCTGGACACCCCCGTGCCCGGCCCCGGCGAGGAGCCCGACGATCCGGCGCCGGACCCCGCCGCGCCCTCGGCCGCGCACCGGGGCGCGGCCGTGCGCTGCCCCAACTGCCGTACGGAGAACGAGCCGGACCGCACCCTGTGCGTGCGCTGCGGCCTGCTCCTGGATCCCGGCCCGCCCCCCGACGTACCGCTCCCGTGGTGGCGCCGGATCTTCCGCCGTCGACAGCGCGTCCTGCCGACCGCGGGGACGCGCCCCAAGCGGCGGCTGTGGCGCCGTCCCGGTCTGGCGATTCCGCTCACCCTCGCGGTGCTCGCGGGCGCCTTCTGGTTCGCGCGCCCGTACCTTCCCGAGGCGCTGGACTTCACCCGGGACAGCACGGGCACCCCCGACGAGCTGCGCCCCAGCCGGATCCGCGCCTCCAGCTTCCTGTCGGACCATCCGCCGCGCACGGCCATCGACACGTACACCAACCGGTTCTGGGTACCGGCCGAAACGGGGCCGGGTACCGGGGAGTTCCTGGAGGTGGACTTCGACAAGCCGGTGCGGATGACCAAGCTCGTCGTCTTCTCGGGCAGGTCGGCCAAGGAGGACGAGTTCCTCGCGCAGTCCCGCCCGTCCGCGCTGACCGTGACGCTGCGCCCGGCGGACGGCGAACCCACCGAGAAGAAGATCACCCTCAAGGACCGGCCGGGCCAGCAGACGTTCGACGTACGGGGCTCCGAGGTCGTCCGGGTGCGGCTGACGATCGACGACATCTACGGTGCGGGAAAGGGCCGCAGGCCCGCCATCGCCGAAATCGAGTTCTTCGGCCGGAACTGA
- a CDS encoding TetR/AcrR family transcriptional regulator — protein sequence MPERTAGPSRAELIADTALTLLAERGMRGLTHRAVDELAGLPQGSTSNHARTRQALLEAVVRRQAEREIQVLAPARMPGATTRATAPVDALALALHRYLTGYPELLVARYELALEATRRPELRAFYDATGRQFREPLIAMMTAAGSTEPERHTHSLVAWCEGLLFSCAAGSYHHSVPSLEELRRGFTELLRGMLGDGTEAAGTGG from the coding sequence ATGCCCGAACGCACCGCCGGCCCCTCCCGCGCCGAACTCATCGCCGACACCGCCCTCACCCTGCTCGCCGAGCGCGGTATGCGGGGGCTGACCCACCGCGCCGTGGACGAGCTGGCCGGTCTCCCCCAGGGCTCCACGTCCAACCACGCGCGCACCCGGCAGGCACTGCTCGAAGCGGTGGTACGGCGGCAGGCGGAGCGCGAGATCCAGGTCCTCGCCCCGGCACGGATGCCCGGCGCCACCACCCGCGCGACCGCGCCGGTCGACGCGCTGGCGCTCGCCCTGCACCGCTATCTGACCGGGTATCCGGAGCTGCTCGTCGCCCGCTACGAACTCGCGCTCGAAGCCACCCGCCGCCCGGAACTGCGGGCCTTCTACGACGCGACGGGCCGGCAGTTCCGCGAGCCGCTGATCGCGATGATGACGGCGGCCGGCTCCACCGAGCCCGAGCGGCACACGCACTCGCTCGTGGCCTGGTGCGAGGGGCTGCTGTTCTCCTGCGCCGCGGGCTCGTACCACCACTCCGTCCCGTCCCTGGAGGAGCTGCGCCGGGGCTTCACCGAGCTGCTGCGGGGCATGCTCGGCGACGGTACGGAAGCCGCCGGCACCGGCGGATAA